Proteins from a single region of Acidobacteriota bacterium:
- a CDS encoding glycine--tRNA ligase subunit alpha, which produces MTFQDLIFKLSQFWASQGCLIQQPLDLEVGAGTSHPETTLRVLGPKHWNVAYVQPSRRPDDGRFGENPNRLFKHHQFQVIMKPAPDEIQQLYLRSLEACGVVARQHDIRFEEDNWESPTLGAWGIGWQVMLDGLEITQFTYFQQVGGIDLAPVSVEITYGLERIAMFLQRVDNVYDLAWAPGVSYGEVRLRDEIEQSKYAFGQVDMPRDAFVALHRELFDKYFEFSGVLLRSGLVLPALEHCLKCSHLFNVLDASGGIGVTERTAYILRVRQLAVAIARAYADGESGKSLPE; this is translated from the coding sequence GTGACTTTCCAAGACCTCATCTTCAAGCTCTCTCAGTTCTGGGCGTCGCAAGGCTGCTTGATCCAGCAACCGCTCGACCTCGAGGTCGGTGCGGGAACGTCGCATCCGGAAACGACGCTGCGCGTACTCGGCCCGAAGCACTGGAACGTGGCGTACGTCCAGCCGTCGCGACGGCCCGATGATGGCCGCTTCGGCGAGAATCCGAACCGGCTGTTCAAGCACCACCAGTTCCAGGTGATCATGAAGCCGGCGCCGGATGAGATTCAGCAGCTCTATCTGCGGAGCCTCGAGGCCTGCGGCGTCGTGGCCCGGCAGCACGACATCAGGTTCGAAGAGGACAACTGGGAGTCGCCGACGCTCGGCGCGTGGGGGATCGGCTGGCAGGTGATGCTCGACGGTCTCGAGATCACGCAGTTCACGTACTTCCAGCAGGTGGGCGGCATCGACCTCGCTCCCGTGTCGGTCGAGATCACCTACGGCCTTGAACGCATTGCGATGTTCCTGCAGCGGGTGGACAACGTCTACGACCTGGCGTGGGCGCCCGGCGTGAGCTATGGAGAAGTGCGGCTGCGCGACGAGATCGAACAGTCGAAGTACGCGTTCGGCCAGGTGGACATGCCGCGCGACGCGTTCGTGGCGCTGCATCGGGAGCTGTTCGACAAGTACTTCGAGTTCTCGGGCGTGCTCCTGCGATCAGGGCTCGTGCTGCCCGCGCTGGAACATTGCCTGAAGTGCTCGCACTTGTTCAATGTGCTGGACGCGAGCGGCGGCATCGGCGTCACCGAGCGGACGGCCTATATCCTTCGCGTGCGGCAACTGGCGGTCGCGATCGCCAGGGCGTACGCCGACGGGGAAAGCGGGAAGTCACTCCCGGAGTGA
- the glyS gene encoding glycine--tRNA ligase subunit beta has translation MDRELLIELGCEEIPASWLPPLTDQLGRCTSARLAELRLMPEAPVEIYSTPRRLTVRVERIAERQTDLEEVLMGPPVAASFGQDGQPTPAAAGFARKHGVDVTGLERVETPKGVYLAFRKHVRGKSAIDVLPDVLTGVLRDLAFPKQMHWDAKLEDGRGELLFGRPIRWILYLYGGRVVPFAIARMEAARCGLVQDIGSGAVTYGHRFLATSGRAGCALKVRSFDEYKNKLAEHFVILEREQRHAKIARELDAHARRLGGHVSQAAAAESRLLAEVPDLVEYPAVVTGSFAAEFLQLPQEVLTTTMIHHQHFFPVIDEHGGLMAAFLAVVNTEPDDDRTIARNLERVLVARLRDARFFWDADRRTPLETRLPRLDTILFHKRLGSYRAKAERLEKLAGWIADEVFLVPSAVASSRQAGRLAKVDLATEMVRELTELQGTMGGVYAREEGLGEDVWRAIYYHYLPVGVEHDAPPTREDLRSAAVTWAAVSVADKLDTVVALMIAGERPTGTRDPYGLRRQSQGLLRTLIDLPELTGLDIPIPMDRLIAESRAGVGAMDQRGDDPQAWQKAVTTFLLDRLRYIFEQRGFAYDELNAVLAGATCVPDPLDARRRLEALRATRDSADFEALAVAFKRVKNLSRELKRPPDDRLDRLTEPAESALVADYAVRSIQIREALKARQYGSAFSIAAGFRPAVDRFFTDIFVMVEDQQLRDQRLSLLRNLHDLLLELADISEIVPKNAA, from the coding sequence ATGGATCGTGAGTTGTTGATCGAACTGGGTTGCGAGGAAATTCCAGCGAGCTGGCTGCCTCCGTTGACCGACCAATTGGGCCGATGCACGTCCGCCCGCCTGGCGGAGTTGCGGCTTATGCCCGAGGCGCCGGTCGAGATCTACAGCACCCCGCGAAGGTTGACCGTGCGCGTGGAGCGGATCGCCGAGCGGCAGACCGATCTCGAAGAAGTGCTGATGGGGCCACCGGTGGCGGCGTCGTTCGGTCAGGACGGACAGCCCACTCCGGCAGCCGCGGGATTCGCACGCAAGCACGGAGTCGACGTTACCGGCCTCGAACGGGTGGAGACTCCAAAGGGCGTGTACCTCGCATTCAGGAAGCACGTGCGCGGAAAGTCCGCGATCGACGTGCTGCCCGACGTGCTCACCGGCGTGCTGCGCGACCTCGCGTTCCCGAAGCAGATGCACTGGGACGCGAAGCTGGAAGACGGGCGCGGGGAACTGCTGTTTGGCCGGCCCATCCGCTGGATCCTGTATCTCTACGGCGGCCGGGTCGTGCCGTTCGCCATCGCGCGGATGGAGGCGGCCCGGTGCGGACTCGTGCAGGACATCGGATCTGGCGCGGTCACCTACGGCCACAGATTCCTGGCGACCAGCGGCAGGGCCGGGTGCGCCCTCAAGGTGCGATCGTTCGACGAGTACAAGAACAAGCTGGCCGAGCACTTCGTGATCCTGGAGCGCGAGCAACGGCACGCGAAGATCGCCCGCGAGCTCGACGCCCATGCCAGACGCCTCGGCGGACACGTGAGCCAGGCCGCGGCGGCCGAGTCGCGGCTGCTGGCCGAGGTGCCTGACCTGGTCGAGTACCCCGCGGTGGTGACAGGCAGCTTCGCGGCCGAATTTCTCCAGTTGCCGCAGGAGGTGCTGACGACGACGATGATCCATCATCAGCATTTCTTTCCGGTGATCGATGAGCACGGCGGCCTGATGGCGGCATTTCTCGCGGTGGTCAACACCGAGCCAGACGACGACCGGACGATCGCGAGAAATCTCGAACGCGTCCTGGTCGCGCGGCTGCGCGATGCCAGGTTCTTCTGGGATGCCGATCGACGGACCCCGCTCGAAACGCGCCTGCCCAGGCTCGACACAATCCTCTTTCACAAGCGGCTGGGCAGCTATCGCGCCAAGGCGGAGCGGCTGGAGAAACTGGCAGGATGGATCGCTGACGAGGTGTTCCTGGTGCCGTCGGCGGTCGCGTCATCGCGTCAGGCCGGCCGTCTGGCCAAAGTCGATCTCGCCACGGAGATGGTTCGCGAGTTGACGGAACTGCAGGGCACGATGGGCGGCGTCTACGCGCGGGAAGAGGGCCTCGGCGAGGACGTGTGGCGAGCCATCTACTACCACTACCTGCCGGTTGGCGTTGAGCACGACGCGCCGCCGACACGGGAGGACCTGCGCTCGGCGGCTGTCACGTGGGCGGCGGTGTCGGTGGCGGACAAGCTCGACACGGTCGTCGCGTTGATGATCGCGGGAGAGCGGCCCACCGGGACGCGGGATCCCTACGGCCTGCGCCGCCAGTCACAGGGGCTGCTTCGGACCCTCATCGACCTGCCGGAGTTGACGGGCCTCGACATCCCGATTCCCATGGATCGGCTCATCGCGGAATCGCGCGCCGGCGTAGGAGCGATGGACCAACGAGGCGACGACCCCCAGGCCTGGCAGAAGGCCGTCACGACATTCCTGCTGGACCGGCTCCGGTACATTTTCGAGCAGCGCGGTTTCGCCTACGACGAACTCAACGCGGTCCTGGCTGGCGCGACCTGCGTGCCCGATCCGCTCGACGCACGCCGGCGCCTGGAGGCGCTTCGCGCCACGCGCGATTCGGCGGATTTCGAGGCGCTCGCCGTCGCGTTCAAGCGCGTCAAGAACCTGTCGCGGGAATTGAAGCGCCCGCCGGATGATCGTCTGGATCGGCTGACGGAACCGGCGGAATCGGCGCTCGTGGCTGACTACGCGGTGCGCTCGATCCAGATCCGCGAGGCGCTCAAGGCCAGGCAGTACGGTTCGGCCTTCAGCATCGCCGCCGGGTTCAGGCCCGCCGTGGATCGGTTCTTCACTGACATCTTCGTGATGGTGGAGGACCAGCAACTGCGCGACCAGCGGTTGAGCCTGCTGCGCAACCTGCACGACCTGTTGCTCGAACTGGCTGACATTTCCGAAATCGTCCCCAAGAATGCTGCATAA